The DNA region GACGCCGAGTTCCCGGCGCCCGCCGGACTCGCGCTGGCCGAGTGGGGCGATGTGCTGCGGCTGCGCGGCGAGTTCGAAGCGGCCCAGGCCGCCTACGACCGGGCAGCGGGTTTCGGCCACGAAGCGCAGCCGGGTTTGGCACTGTTGTGGCTGGTCAACGGCCGGGCGGACGCCGCGCTGGCCGCGGTCCGCAGGCTGCTCGCCGAACCCCGCGACCCGGTGCACCGGTCGCAACTGCTGCCCGGCGCCGTGGAGGTCCTGCTCGCCGCGGGCGAACCGGACGACGCGGCGGCCATCAGTGCCGAGCTGATGTCGATCGCAGAGTCCTTCGGCTGCGCGGCCTTGCGCGCGATGGCCCACTACGCGCGCGGCGGTGTGCTGCTCGCCGCCGACCCGCCCGCCGCGCTCGCCGAACTCAAGAATGCCCTGCACGAGTGGCAGCGCCTCGACGCGCCGTACGAGGTCGCCCGCTGCCGCGCGCTCATCGGCACGGCCTTGCGCGCCTTGGGCGACGAGCACTCCGCGACAGCCGAACTCACCTCGGCCCGCCAGGCTTTCCTCGACCTCGGCGCGGCCCCCGCCGCCCGCCTGCTCACCCCCACCGTCCCAGGTGGACTCACCGAACGTGAGGTCGAGGTGCTGCGGCTGGTCGCGGCCGGGCACAGCAACCCCGAGATCGCCGCGACCCTGGTGCTCAGCGAGAAGACCGTCGCCCGGCACCTGTCGAACATCTTCACCAAACTCGACGTCTCATCCCGCACCGCCGCCGCGAAGTTCGCCTTCGAGAACCGCCTGACCTAAGCCTCGACCCGGTTGCGCAGAATGGTGTCCATGTGTTTCTGCCCCCATTCACCGAGTGGCCCGAGTGCGGCGTTCAATTCGGCTCCGTATTCGGTCAGTGAGTATTCGACTCGCGGGGGACCTCGGCGAACACCTCCCGGTGGACCACCTGCGCTGCCTCCAATTCCCGCAGGTGGGCGGCGAGCACCTTCTCGCTCACACCGGGCAGCTCCCGCTTGAGCTCACCAAAGCGGCAGGTCCGGACGTTGAGCGACCACAGGATGAGCACTTTCCACTTGCCGCCGATGACGTCGATGGCCGCGTCGATTCCGCACACATAAGGCGATTCCATTTCCCCCGCTAACCTCAAGGTAAGTAGCTGACAATATTGTACCTACTTGATCATTCACCGGCAGGAGCCGACGATTGGTCGCGTGAACGGAAATGACAAGAACCCCGTGACGGTGATCGGCCTGGGCGCCATGGGGTCGGCGCTCGCCCGAGCACTGGTCGCCGCGGGCCACCCGACGACCGTCTGGAACCGGACCCCCGGCAAAGCCCCCGAGGGCGCGAACGAAACCGCGACCGCCGCCGAAGCCGTCGCCGCGAGTCCGCTGACCGTCCTCTGTGTACTCGACTACCCGGTGGCCCAGGACGTGGCCAAATGGGCGGACTGGGCGGGCCGCACCCTGGTCAACCTCACGAATGGAACTCCCCAGCAGGCCGACGCGATGGCCGACTGGGCCGCCGAGCGCGGCGCCGACTACCTCGACGGCGGGATCATGGCCGTGCCCCCCGGCATCGGCACCCCGCACGCGATGCTGCTCTACAGCGGTTCGCGGACCGCGTTCGACCAGGCCGAGCCCGTTCTCTCGACTTTCGGTGCGGCGAACTACGTCGGCGCCGAGCCCGGCCGGGCGGCGATGTTCGACCTGGCCCTGCTGACCGGCATGTATGGCATGTTCGCCGGGTTCGTCCAAGCCGCCGCGTTCGTCCGCAAGCAGGCCACCGCGACCGAACTGACCGAACTGCTGGTCCCGTGGCTGGCCGCGATGTCCGGCCTGCTGCCGGACCTGGCCCGGCGCGTGGACTCCGGCGACCACACCACCGACGTCGACTCGCCTTTGGGCATGCAGGCCGCCGCGTTCCCCAACCTGGCCGCCGCGTGCCGCGCGAACGGCGTCAGCCCGGAACTGCTGGCCCCGCTGGCCGCCTTGGTCGACCGTGCCGTGGCCGCCGGTCATGCCAACACCGAACTCTCCAGCCTCGTCGATCTGCTCTGAAGGGATTATGGGTACCTACACCGACAAAACCGCCGTCATCAGCGGCGGCACCCACGGCATCGGCCTCGCCACGGCGAAAGCCGTGATCGAGGGCGGCGGCCGGGTGATCGTCACCGGACGCAACAAGGACACCGTCGACAAGGCCGCCGCCGAGCTTGGCCCACAGGCCATCGTGGTCCGCTCTGACACCACCGTCCGCACCGACATTGACGCGCTCGTAGAACTTGTCCAAGGAGAGTTCGGCCGCACCGACCTGGTTTTCGTCAACGCGGGCGTTGCCGAACTCGGCCCGGTCGGCGAGGTCGACGAAGCCGCCTTCGACCGGATCTTCGACGTCAACACCAAAGGCGCGTTCTTCACCGCCCAGGGCCTCGCGCCCCTGGTGGTCGACGGCGGCGCGATCGTGTTCACCACCGTCACCGACGGCACCGCCGCGCCGGGGATGACCGTCTACCTGGCGTCCAAGGCCGCCGTCCGCTCCTTCGCCAAGGGTTTCGCCGTCGAGTTGG from Alloactinosynnema sp. L-07 includes:
- a CDS encoding LuxR family transcriptional regulator produces the protein MGVVDDLAKARAAFEHRRWVAAYDALSDVGDLDPDDFARLATAAYLVGRKNDCVQAMQRAYQGHLDAGDPLAAVRCGFWLALVLLTSGEAAIGGGWVSRCKRLLDEVPGDVVERGYLLMHLMMGSVFAGEFAAAQAMALEVSDYGRRFRDPDLTATGLNAQGRMALYSGRVQEGLALLDEAMIGVATGEVSPIIAGQVYCSMIEACREVSDYGRAAEWTSALTAWIDAQPGLLLFTGQCAVHRGQLMRVHGCYPEAIEEFDLAVHRYLDAEFPAPAGLALAEWGDVLRLRGEFEAAQAAYDRAAGFGHEAQPGLALLWLVNGRADAALAAVRRLLAEPRDPVHRSQLLPGAVEVLLAAGEPDDAAAISAELMSIAESFGCAALRAMAHYARGGVLLAADPPAALAELKNALHEWQRLDAPYEVARCRALIGTALRALGDEHSATAELTSARQAFLDLGAAPAARLLTPTVPGGLTEREVEVLRLVAAGHSNPEIAATLVLSEKTVARHLSNIFTKLDVSSRTAAAKFAFENRLT
- a CDS encoding NAD(P)-dependent oxidoreductase, with translation MNGNDKNPVTVIGLGAMGSALARALVAAGHPTTVWNRTPGKAPEGANETATAAEAVAASPLTVLCVLDYPVAQDVAKWADWAGRTLVNLTNGTPQQADAMADWAAERGADYLDGGIMAVPPGIGTPHAMLLYSGSRTAFDQAEPVLSTFGAANYVGAEPGRAAMFDLALLTGMYGMFAGFVQAAAFVRKQATATELTELLVPWLAAMSGLLPDLARRVDSGDHTTDVDSPLGMQAAAFPNLAAACRANGVSPELLAPLAALVDRAVAAGHANTELSSLVDLL
- a CDS encoding SDR family oxidoreductase, translated to MGTYTDKTAVISGGTHGIGLATAKAVIEGGGRVIVTGRNKDTVDKAAAELGPQAIVVRSDTTVRTDIDALVELVQGEFGRTDLVFVNAGVAELGPVGEVDEAAFDRIFDVNTKGAFFTAQGLAPLVVDGGAIVFTTVTDGTAAPGMTVYLASKAAVRSFAKGFAVELVGRGVRVSTVAPGYTDTPTMGVAGLTAAERADFMAAGDAIIPMRRHATAEEVAKAVLFLGFDATYSTGVELAVDGGLAQINSPTDI